Proteins found in one Deinococcus apachensis DSM 19763 genomic segment:
- a CDS encoding glycosyltransferase yields the protein MNVLVVHNFYQQGGGEDAVFRAETEALRGHGVNVVTHTVHNDSIGEGNRLGTALGTVWNARAARALADLVERHGSEVVHFHNTFPLISPAAYRAVRARGAAVVQTLHNYRLLCANGTLFRDGHVCEACVGRTPPLPAVQHACYRGSRAGSGVVAAMLTTHRLLRTYERHVDLYVALTEFARGKLIEGGLPGDKLAVKPNFLTGDAADVTVRTEAAEPYALFVGRLSPEKGTGTLLRAWRKLGAWLPLRVVGDGPLGPQVEAAARDLPGVEWLGRQPPARVAELMRGAKVLVFPSEWYEGFPMTLLEAFAAGLPVVASGHGSMPGIVEHGVTGRLFRPGDPDDLAAQVRWMLDHPGEHTRMRAAARHVYETRYTAGRNVEELLGIYRQAVARRGQAEALPTRGSFS from the coding sequence ATGAACGTGCTCGTGGTGCATAACTTTTACCAGCAGGGCGGCGGCGAGGACGCGGTGTTCCGGGCCGAGACCGAGGCGCTGCGGGGGCACGGGGTGAACGTCGTCACCCATACCGTTCACAACGACAGCATCGGGGAAGGCAACCGGCTGGGCACCGCGCTGGGCACAGTGTGGAACGCCCGGGCGGCGCGCGCGCTGGCTGATCTGGTCGAGCGGCATGGCAGCGAGGTGGTGCATTTTCACAACACCTTTCCCCTGATCTCGCCCGCCGCGTACCGGGCCGTGCGGGCGCGCGGGGCGGCGGTGGTGCAAACCTTGCACAACTACCGGCTGCTGTGCGCGAACGGCACGCTCTTCCGCGACGGTCACGTGTGCGAGGCCTGCGTGGGCCGCACCCCGCCCTTGCCCGCCGTGCAGCATGCCTGCTACCGGGGCAGCCGGGCTGGCTCCGGCGTGGTCGCGGCGATGCTCACCACTCACCGCCTGCTGCGGACCTATGAGCGCCACGTGGACCTCTACGTGGCGCTCACCGAGTTCGCCCGCGGCAAACTGATTGAGGGTGGCCTGCCCGGGGACAAGCTGGCGGTCAAGCCCAACTTTCTGACGGGGGACGCCGCCGACGTGACGGTGAGGACGGAGGCCGCGGAACCTTACGCTCTGTTCGTGGGGCGGCTCTCCCCGGAAAAGGGCACGGGAACCCTGCTGCGGGCCTGGCGTAAGCTGGGCGCATGGCTTCCCCTGCGCGTGGTGGGCGACGGTCCCCTCGGTCCCCAGGTCGAGGCGGCGGCCCGCGACCTGCCGGGGGTGGAGTGGCTGGGCCGTCAGCCCCCGGCCCGGGTGGCGGAGCTGATGCGCGGGGCGAAGGTGCTCGTCTTTCCCTCAGAGTGGTACGAGGGGTTCCCGATGACGCTGCTCGAAGCGTTCGCGGCCGGGCTCCCGGTCGTGGCGAGCGGGCACGGCTCCATGCCTGGCATCGTCGAGCATGGGGTGACGGGGCGGCTCTTCCGCCCGGGCGACCCCGACGACTTGGCGGCGCAGGTGCGGTGGATGCTCGACCACCCAGGGGAGCACACCCGGATGCGCGCGGCCGCCCGACACGTGTACGAGACCCGTTACACTGCCGGGCGCAACGTCGAGGAGCTGCTGGGCATCTACCGGCAGGCCGTTGCGCGGCGCGGCCAGGCCGAGGCCCTGCCAACACGCGGCTCCTTCTCGTGA
- a CDS encoding O-antigen ligase family protein, which produces MLRTVSGEWTRSSWGLAALLGLLVSALVLWNPAGAIVVTLAGSGVLAVLGQRRGLPGLALGILGGCLLGYALLGRGFAYLGAPPLYIGEAALFLGLLVLALDGRVRSLAASPVMYALLAFLLIGAAATLPYLGRYGIDTLRDAVLWAYGLFALVVAALLLRVGGVLEAARQYTRFVPLLLLWLPPALLLYELAPFPLPKLPGANASLLDLKGGDVAVHLAGVAALLLLGLPRLLDRETPIRWLGGRRLRLTRLDWLWWTLWFAAAAIPVFRVRAGLLAIAAAVLVVLLFRPGTRWWKPLVLFAFIVTCFLTFNVSIKLGESRNTISAQSLLLNVQSITGNTGEGYRDGSRRWRLEWWQNIVNYTVHGPYFWTGKGYGINLADADGFQVNEDSSLRSPHNGHLNILARSGVPGLTAWVLLQGLFALSLLRAYRQAAAAGEELWARLNLWVLAYWAAFMINAAFDVFLEGPQGGIWFWSLFGFGIALLEVQRRRFAGRPALPRGAR; this is translated from the coding sequence GTGCTGAGAACGGTTTCGGGCGAATGGACGAGGTCTTCCTGGGGGCTGGCAGCCCTGCTGGGACTGCTGGTAAGCGCCTTGGTGCTGTGGAACCCTGCGGGAGCCATCGTGGTCACGCTCGCTGGCAGCGGGGTGCTGGCGGTCCTGGGCCAGCGGCGGGGGCTCCCCGGCCTGGCGCTAGGCATCCTGGGCGGCTGCCTGCTGGGCTACGCCCTGCTGGGCCGCGGCTTTGCCTACCTGGGCGCCCCCCCGCTGTACATCGGCGAGGCGGCGCTCTTTCTGGGGCTGCTGGTACTCGCGCTGGACGGCCGGGTGCGGAGCCTGGCGGCCTCACCCGTGATGTACGCGCTGCTGGCGTTCCTGCTGATCGGGGCCGCGGCCACCCTGCCCTACCTGGGCCGCTACGGCATCGACACGCTGCGGGACGCCGTGCTGTGGGCCTACGGCCTCTTCGCGCTCGTGGTCGCGGCGCTGCTGCTGCGTGTAGGTGGCGTGCTGGAAGCCGCGCGGCAGTACACCCGCTTCGTGCCACTGCTGCTGCTGTGGCTTCCCCCGGCGCTGCTCCTGTATGAGCTCGCTCCCTTCCCGCTGCCCAAACTGCCCGGCGCGAACGCCTCGCTGCTCGACCTGAAGGGCGGCGACGTGGCGGTGCATCTGGCAGGGGTCGCCGCCCTGTTGCTGCTGGGGCTGCCCCGGCTGCTCGACCGGGAGACCCCGATCCGCTGGCTGGGCGGTCGCCGCCTGCGCCTCACCCGGCTGGACTGGCTGTGGTGGACCCTGTGGTTCGCGGCGGCGGCTATTCCGGTCTTCCGGGTGCGGGCGGGGTTGCTGGCGATTGCCGCCGCTGTCCTGGTAGTCCTGCTGTTCCGGCCCGGCACCCGCTGGTGGAAACCGCTCGTGCTGTTCGCCTTCATCGTGACCTGCTTCCTGACCTTCAACGTGAGCATCAAGCTGGGCGAGTCGCGCAACACCATCTCGGCCCAGTCGCTGCTGCTCAATGTCCAGAGCATCACTGGGAACACCGGCGAGGGCTACCGCGACGGCTCGCGCCGCTGGCGGCTGGAGTGGTGGCAGAACATCGTGAACTACACCGTGCACGGGCCGTACTTCTGGACCGGCAAGGGCTACGGCATCAACCTCGCCGACGCCGACGGCTTCCAGGTCAACGAGGACAGCTCGCTCCGCAGCCCGCACAACGGCCACCTCAACATCCTGGCGCGCTCGGGGGTGCCGGGGCTGACCGCCTGGGTGCTGCTCCAGGGCCTCTTCGCCCTGAGCCTGCTGCGGGCCTACCGCCAGGCCGCCGCCGCGGGGGAGGAGCTCTGGGCACGGCTCAACCTCTGGGTGCTGGCGTACTGGGCGGCCTTCATGATCAACGCGGCCTTCGACGTGTTCCTGGAGGGGCCGCAGGGGGGCATCTGGTTCTGGAGCCTCTTCGGCTTTGGGATCGCGCTGCTGGAGGTCCAGCGGCGGCGTTTCGCGGGGCGCCCGGCCCTGCCGCGGGGGGCGAGGTGA
- a CDS encoding glycosyltransferase, translated as MSLSLASQLDREQFEPRIWILRSVNDLAAEVPPDVRPHVALRPDQRIRHQLWSVPRDLLREAAQADVIVATVELMPTYFGFFAGLLTGKPVVGWVRNSLDRVLGQLPALHRWLGRLIYPRLPRLVFVSHGLKDTLSRMFPLREERLSVIHNPLDLERVRALAAEPLPEWAAFMTRRATVLGVGRLTKQKGFDLLIEAHAALRARGVEHDLLILGDGEQEQLQDLARRLGVEGSVHLPGYTANPYPFMRHAAVFALSSRYEGFANVITEAMACGAPVVATDCPSGPAEILEGGRHGLLVPVNDSAALAQALGRVLEDGALRQQLREVGLRRAQDFAPERIVPAWEAVLRGAARQPGRGRRRTGRSRVRA; from the coding sequence GTGTCCCTGAGTCTGGCCTCCCAACTGGACCGCGAGCAGTTCGAGCCCCGCATCTGGATTTTGCGCTCGGTGAACGACCTAGCCGCTGAGGTGCCGCCCGATGTGCGGCCGCACGTGGCGTTGCGGCCCGATCAGCGCATCCGGCACCAGCTTTGGAGTGTTCCGCGGGACCTGCTGAGGGAGGCGGCGCAGGCCGACGTGATTGTGGCGACTGTGGAGCTGATGCCGACGTACTTCGGCTTCTTTGCTGGGCTGCTGACCGGGAAGCCCGTGGTGGGCTGGGTGCGGAACTCGCTGGACCGCGTGCTGGGGCAACTGCCCGCCCTGCACCGGTGGTTGGGGCGCCTGATCTACCCGCGCCTGCCCCGCCTGGTCTTCGTCTCGCACGGGCTGAAAGACACGCTGTCCCGGATGTTCCCCCTGCGGGAGGAGCGCCTGAGCGTCATCCACAACCCGCTGGACCTCGAGCGGGTGCGGGCGCTTGCCGCGGAGCCACTGCCCGAGTGGGCGGCGTTCATGACAAGGCGCGCCACCGTCCTCGGGGTCGGGCGGCTGACCAAGCAGAAGGGCTTCGACCTGCTGATCGAGGCCCACGCCGCGCTGCGTGCCCGGGGCGTGGAGCATGACCTGCTGATCCTCGGCGACGGTGAGCAGGAGCAGCTCCAGGACTTGGCGCGCCGCTTGGGGGTCGAGGGCAGCGTTCACCTGCCCGGCTACACCGCCAACCCCTACCCGTTCATGCGGCACGCGGCGGTCTTCGCCCTGTCCTCACGCTACGAGGGCTTTGCGAACGTGATCACCGAGGCAATGGCCTGCGGCGCTCCCGTGGTGGCGACCGACTGTCCCTCGGGTCCCGCCGAGATTCTGGAGGGCGGGCGCCACGGCCTGCTCGTCCCCGTGAACGATAGCGCGGCCCTCGCCCAGGCCCTGGGCCGCGTGCTGGAGGACGGGGCGCTGCGGCAGCAGTTGCGCGAGGTGGGCCTGCGCCGCGCGCAGGATTTTGCTCCCGAACGCATCGTCCCCGCCTGGGAAGCGGTGTTGCGCGGCGCGGCGCGGCAGCCGGGGCGGGGCAGGCGGCGAACGGGGAGGAGCCGGGTGCGGGCATGA
- a CDS encoding NPCBM/NEW2 domain-containing protein: MPNSRAFVAHPRRAGRALTIAALLVGCAGPTSTPSSGPDFVYDGLDYSWTSDASAIQPLTINPGDNSLSYETWTSATNGWGPIERNRSNGEKHGNDGNPLSIGGVKFERGFGAHANSSMAFALAGQCQTFTTSVGMDDEVANRGSAIFQVYADGEKLYDSGVVRGADPARALSVDVGGRNELQLVVTDAGDGINYDHADWGGPTLRGCTPSQTPPGQGQDLALTPAEQIFSGVVNSTGAPQSVTLRNRGSAPLHINSVELTGKNADDFRLVNPPAWPLTLPPGASAEVQASFTPNEVGALQAALRVTSDAAGKPTQTVGLYGLSARGEQGNLEPPLAQIVQTLGYTVNVGGTNLILGTGSAPIGDEVVAPLFTKAGPGPVTLRPVARYSPDDPLPFGYYTPGSGSPALHPVAEIARGGEQRLGPPLSPGGRETFDPGSATFGLYVGATSYAPQNSYTQDELNVARVQHAARIYPLKNRAGQPLANTYLVAFEPAVNGDYQDYVFVVSNVKPEAAAGTIRWTLRKSALIAVSEAQGAAVNGQLYVFGGFETGLRATTRSQVYDPAADRWAEIPAMPEPITHGAVAVDGTTVYIAGGFIGNHPGPQTNHVWKYDTAAQTWSAGVPLPGARGGGAMVRLGRQLHFFGGVERDLENTQTYLRDSADHWVLNLDGAAAWTRAAPLPNPRNHTAAVVLNGQIYAIGGQHLGDEEAGNQRSVERYDPATDTWVPRANLPLPLGHINASTVVWNGKIVVVAGVTQKSLEVANISEYDPAADTWTALTPLPAARQSPVADVIGGELVVTGGSLPDGIKATTWTGTR, encoded by the coding sequence ATGCCAAATTCCCGGGCTTTCGTCGCCCACCCGCGCCGCGCCGGACGTGCCCTGACCATCGCCGCCCTGCTGGTGGGCTGTGCCGGTCCCACCTCCACCCCGTCCTCCGGACCCGATTTCGTCTACGACGGCCTCGACTACAGTTGGACCAGCGACGCGTCGGCGATCCAGCCCCTGACCATCAATCCGGGAGACAACTCCCTGAGTTACGAGACCTGGACCTCGGCCACGAACGGCTGGGGACCCATCGAGCGAAACCGCAGCAACGGCGAGAAGCACGGGAACGACGGCAACCCCCTGAGCATCGGCGGCGTGAAGTTCGAGCGGGGCTTCGGGGCCCACGCGAACTCCAGCATGGCCTTCGCGCTGGCGGGCCAGTGCCAGACGTTCACGACGAGCGTGGGCATGGACGACGAGGTGGCCAACCGGGGCAGCGCGATCTTTCAGGTCTACGCCGACGGCGAGAAGCTGTACGACAGCGGTGTGGTGCGCGGGGCGGACCCGGCCCGGGCGCTGAGCGTGGATGTGGGTGGCCGGAACGAGCTGCAGCTGGTCGTGACCGACGCCGGGGACGGGATCAACTACGACCATGCCGACTGGGGGGGGCCCACGCTGCGCGGCTGCACCCCATCCCAGACCCCGCCTGGCCAGGGGCAAGACCTGGCCCTTACCCCCGCCGAGCAGATCTTCAGCGGTGTGGTGAACAGCACGGGCGCCCCCCAGTCCGTGACCCTGCGCAACCGGGGCAGCGCCCCCCTCCACATCAACAGCGTGGAGCTGACAGGGAAGAATGCTGACGACTTCCGCCTGGTGAACCCGCCCGCCTGGCCGCTCACCCTGCCGCCGGGCGCGAGCGCTGAGGTGCAGGCGAGCTTCACCCCGAATGAGGTGGGCGCGCTTCAGGCCGCGCTGCGTGTGACGAGTGATGCCGCCGGGAAGCCGACCCAAACCGTGGGTCTGTACGGCCTGAGCGCCCGCGGCGAGCAGGGCAACCTGGAGCCGCCCCTGGCGCAAATCGTGCAGACGCTGGGGTACACCGTCAATGTGGGTGGCACCAACCTCATCCTGGGCACGGGGTCCGCCCCCATCGGCGACGAGGTGGTCGCCCCCCTCTTCACCAAGGCGGGACCGGGGCCGGTCACCCTGCGGCCTGTCGCCCGCTACTCGCCCGACGACCCCCTGCCCTTCGGGTACTACACACCGGGGAGCGGGAGCCCCGCGCTACACCCGGTCGCCGAGATCGCGCGGGGCGGGGAGCAGCGGCTGGGCCCCCCCCTCAGCCCCGGCGGGCGGGAGACCTTCGACCCGGGCAGCGCCACCTTCGGCCTGTACGTGGGGGCCACGAGCTACGCCCCGCAGAACAGCTACACCCAGGACGAACTCAACGTCGCCCGGGTCCAGCACGCTGCGCGGATCTATCCCCTGAAAAATCGCGCGGGCCAGCCGCTGGCGAACACCTACCTGGTCGCCTTCGAGCCCGCCGTCAACGGGGACTACCAGGACTACGTCTTCGTGGTGAGCAATGTGAAGCCCGAAGCCGCCGCCGGAACCATCCGGTGGACGCTGCGCAAGTCTGCCCTCATCGCCGTGAGCGAGGCGCAGGGCGCGGCCGTGAACGGGCAGTTGTACGTCTTCGGGGGCTTCGAGACGGGACTGCGGGCCACCACTCGCTCCCAGGTCTACGACCCGGCGGCGGACCGCTGGGCGGAAATTCCCGCCATGCCGGAGCCCATCACGCATGGGGCGGTGGCGGTGGACGGCACCACGGTGTATATCGCGGGGGGCTTCATCGGCAACCATCCCGGCCCGCAGACGAACCATGTCTGGAAGTACGACACCGCCGCCCAGACCTGGAGCGCGGGTGTGCCGCTGCCGGGCGCGCGGGGCGGCGGCGCGATGGTGCGCCTGGGCCGCCAGCTCCACTTCTTCGGGGGGGTTGAGCGCGACCTGGAGAATACCCAAACCTACCTGCGGGACTCGGCGGACCACTGGGTGCTCAACCTCGACGGCGCCGCGGCCTGGACGCGGGCCGCACCCCTGCCCAACCCTCGCAACCACACGGCGGCCGTGGTCCTGAACGGTCAGATCTACGCCATCGGCGGCCAGCACCTGGGGGACGAGGAGGCGGGCAACCAGCGTTCGGTCGAGCGGTATGACCCCGCCACCGATACCTGGGTCCCCCGCGCGAACCTGCCGCTCCCGCTGGGCCACATTAATGCGTCGACCGTGGTCTGGAACGGCAAGATCGTGGTGGTGGCGGGCGTGACCCAGAAGTCCCTGGAGGTCGCCAACATCTCAGAGTACGACCCGGCGGCGGACACCTGGACCGCGCTCACGCCGCTGCCCGCCGCCCGGCAGTCCCCGGTTGCGGACGTCATCGGCGGCGAGCTGGTGGTGACGGGCGGTTCCTTGCCCGACGGCATCAAGGCGACGACCTGGACCGGCACCCGCTAA
- a CDS encoding NPCBM/NEW2 domain-containing protein → MKTTPRWQGRAALLLAPLLALAACSKAPAPDDSDPYAGGVSYPWSDQVQSNSADPYAGGVSYPWSGPGAPAGLHATAITADSYLSDATWDPGSATNAWGPIELNRSNGDKNAGDGKTLTIGGQTYAKGLGTHANSSVSYSLGGTCTTFSATLGLDDEVGDRGSVIFEVWSGSATDPNATRLYDSGVIRGADAPRDISLSVSGVSTLRLVVRDAGDGINYDHADWASARVTCPPPAPSGDQYVSDLAWSTPTNGWGPIEKDRSNGDKAAGDGRVLTIGGVTYAKGLGVHANSSVSYVLGGRCTTFTASVGVDDEVGDRGNVLFRVYGDGVELLPAVSRRGSDGAQPISVNVSGVNELKLVVNDGGDGVNYDHADWADAKLSCS, encoded by the coding sequence ATGAAGACAACCCCACGATGGCAGGGCCGCGCAGCGCTGCTGCTTGCCCCCCTGCTGGCGCTGGCCGCCTGCTCCAAAGCCCCGGCACCTGACGACTCGGACCCCTACGCGGGGGGAGTGAGCTACCCGTGGAGCGACCAGGTCCAGTCCAACTCCGCTGATCCCTACGCCGGAGGGGTCAGCTACCCCTGGTCCGGTCCCGGTGCCCCCGCTGGCCTCCACGCCACCGCCATCACCGCCGACAGCTACCTCTCCGACGCCACCTGGGACCCCGGCTCCGCCACCAACGCCTGGGGTCCCATCGAGCTCAACCGCTCCAACGGCGACAAAAACGCCGGTGATGGCAAGACCCTCACCATCGGTGGCCAAACCTACGCCAAGGGGCTGGGCACCCACGCCAACTCCTCGGTCTCCTACTCGCTGGGCGGCACCTGCACCACCTTCTCCGCCACCCTGGGCCTCGACGACGAGGTCGGCGACCGCGGCTCGGTGATCTTCGAAGTCTGGAGCGGCAGCGCCACCGACCCCAACGCCACCCGGCTCTACGACAGCGGCGTGATCCGGGGCGCCGACGCGCCCCGGGACATCTCCCTCTCGGTCAGCGGCGTCTCTACCCTGCGCCTGGTCGTCCGCGACGCGGGCGACGGCATCAACTACGACCACGCCGACTGGGCCAGCGCCCGCGTTACCTGTCCTCCCCCCGCCCCCAGCGGCGATCAATACGTCTCCGACCTGGCCTGGTCCACCCCCACCAACGGCTGGGGTCCCATTGAAAAAGACCGCTCCAACGGCGACAAGGCCGCTGGCGATGGTCGGGTCCTCACCATCGGCGGCGTGACCTACGCCAAGGGGCTGGGCGTTCATGCCAACAGCAGCGTGAGTTACGTGCTGGGAGGCCGTTGCACCACCTTCACCGCCTCGGTGGGCGTGGACGACGAGGTCGGCGACCGGGGCAACGTGCTGTTCCGGGTGTACGGGGACGGGGTGGAGCTGCTGCCCGCCGTTTCGCGGCGGGGCAGCGACGGTGCGCAACCCATCAGCGTGAACGTCAGCGGCGTCAATGAACTCAAGCTGGTGGTGAATGACGGCGGTGACGGCGTCAACTACGACCACGCCGACTGGGCCGACGCCAAACTGAGCTGCTC
- a CDS encoding exopolysaccharide biosynthesis polyprenyl glycosylphosphotransferase: protein MQVSSDRLQYFSATRDAARLFRNRQVLNALVLALGDLLALGTAFVCVAWWQHAELSATPVSAWVWFVLVTWLGGAFFLQLLPSWGLGAPTEIKRLTELTLLVFAGTVVALYFAQDEPGPGRLALVLGVLLAWPLVLLLRYGAKRLLVGAGLWGVPTVVYGGAETGQLLIAALQENPGYGYRPVGVFDDDPGLRGSQIRGVPVLGPASGTLPQAPIAVLAMPGIGRERTLELLEGPLSGYRSVVLIPDLFEMESLWVKASDFGGVLGLEVSRNLLDPVARTVKRAFDLTTVLLSAPFWVPLCGLVALAIWLEDRQNPLFVQPRVGYGGRLFGTYKFRTMVPNAEAVLQRRLAEDPALRAEWEANYKLRRDPRVTRVGAVLRKTSLDEFPQLLNVLLGQMSLVGPRPLPPYHQEQLSGQVQRLRERVYPGMTGLWQVSGRSEAGNLGMERWDPYYVRNWSLWLDMVILLRTLRVVLRGSGAY, encoded by the coding sequence ATGCAAGTCTCAAGTGACCGCCTTCAGTATTTCAGCGCTACCCGTGACGCGGCGCGGCTTTTTCGCAACCGGCAGGTGCTCAACGCGCTCGTGCTCGCACTGGGAGACCTGCTGGCACTGGGTACCGCCTTCGTCTGTGTGGCGTGGTGGCAGCATGCCGAGCTGAGCGCCACGCCGGTGAGCGCCTGGGTCTGGTTCGTGCTGGTGACCTGGCTGGGCGGCGCCTTTTTCCTGCAACTCCTCCCGAGCTGGGGGCTGGGTGCCCCCACCGAGATCAAGCGCCTGACCGAACTCACGCTGCTGGTGTTCGCAGGAACCGTCGTCGCGCTGTACTTTGCCCAGGACGAGCCGGGGCCGGGTCGGCTGGCGCTCGTGCTGGGGGTGCTGCTGGCCTGGCCGCTGGTGCTGCTGCTGCGCTACGGGGCCAAGCGGCTGCTCGTGGGGGCGGGCCTCTGGGGCGTCCCCACCGTGGTGTATGGCGGCGCGGAAACGGGCCAGCTTCTGATCGCCGCTTTGCAGGAAAACCCCGGCTACGGCTACCGGCCCGTCGGCGTGTTCGACGACGATCCCGGGTTGCGCGGCTCCCAGATCCGCGGAGTCCCGGTGCTGGGTCCGGCCTCGGGCACCCTGCCCCAGGCGCCCATCGCCGTGCTGGCGATGCCGGGCATCGGTCGCGAGCGCACCCTGGAACTGCTGGAAGGCCCCCTCTCGGGCTACCGCAGCGTGGTCCTGATCCCCGACCTGTTCGAGATGGAGTCACTGTGGGTCAAGGCGAGCGACTTCGGCGGCGTCCTGGGTCTGGAGGTCAGCCGCAACCTGCTCGATCCGGTGGCGCGCACCGTCAAGCGGGCCTTTGACCTGACGACCGTGCTGCTCAGTGCCCCCTTCTGGGTGCCCCTGTGCGGCCTCGTCGCGCTGGCGATCTGGCTGGAGGACCGGCAGAACCCGCTCTTCGTGCAGCCGCGGGTGGGCTACGGCGGGCGGCTGTTCGGCACCTACAAGTTCCGAACGATGGTGCCGAACGCCGAGGCGGTCTTGCAGCGGCGCTTGGCTGAGGACCCAGCCCTGCGCGCCGAGTGGGAGGCCAACTACAAGCTGAGGCGCGACCCCCGCGTCACCCGGGTGGGAGCCGTGCTGCGCAAGACCAGCCTTGACGAATTCCCGCAGCTCCTGAATGTCCTGCTGGGCCAGATGTCGCTCGTTGGGCCGCGTCCCTTGCCCCCCTACCACCAGGAGCAGCTTTCCGGGCAGGTGCAGCGGCTGCGCGAACGGGTGTATCCCGGCATGACTGGGCTGTGGCAGGTGTCTGGCCGCTCGGAGGCGGGCAACCTGGGTATGGAGCGCTGGGACCCCTACTACGTCCGCAACTGGTCCCTGTGGTTGGATATGGTGATCCTGCTGCGAACCCTGCGCGTGGTGCTGCGCGGCAGCGGGGCGTACTGA
- a CDS encoding glycosyltransferase family 4 protein, giving the protein MRGAGRPVVLHVVTHLDLGGAEEVAISLAGGLGGEYKPEFFAVYGVADTEVGQGMASRLAALGVPVHSGTRLDVKRGGLLHAALKLAALLRRTRPDIVHLHTDIPEAVYALAALLGAPLGGRSPAAVRTIHNTTLWPVWQRVGAWVERQLTPVSAVAVSQAALEGLRDFRARHALPALPRDRCHVVHNAVTLAGPQEPQAPSSGPVRVLFAARLEPQKGADLLPAILERAAALTRRDAEVTMLGEGSLGSLLRDWAQTTSLRWPVTLGPPRAGLSGVLADFDVVLMPSRFEGFGLLAGEALLAGTPVVTTDVAGLREVLPTEYPLLAPPEDTEALARHLAAVVDDPEPFRELARESRSEIERRFGLPGMLEGYRGVYRDLLRRDLKGVSHERARGA; this is encoded by the coding sequence GTGAGGGGCGCGGGCAGGCCGGTCGTCCTCCACGTCGTCACCCACCTCGACCTGGGCGGGGCCGAGGAGGTGGCGATCTCACTCGCCGGGGGGCTCGGCGGCGAGTACAAGCCCGAATTCTTCGCGGTCTACGGCGTCGCCGACACCGAGGTCGGGCAGGGGATGGCCTCCCGCCTGGCCGCGCTGGGGGTGCCCGTCCACAGCGGTACGCGGCTGGACGTCAAGCGCGGCGGCCTGCTGCACGCGGCCCTCAAGCTCGCCGCGCTGCTGCGGCGCACGCGCCCCGACATCGTTCACCTGCACACCGATATTCCCGAGGCGGTCTACGCCCTGGCGGCCCTGCTGGGCGCTCCGCTGGGGGGACGTTCCCCGGCTGCCGTGCGGACCATCCACAACACCACCCTCTGGCCGGTCTGGCAGCGTGTCGGCGCCTGGGTGGAGCGTCAGCTCACTCCGGTCAGCGCCGTGGCCGTGTCCCAGGCCGCTCTGGAGGGGCTGCGGGACTTCCGCGCCCGCCACGCCCTGCCCGCGCTGCCCCGTGACCGCTGCCATGTCGTCCACAACGCGGTGACCCTGGCCGGGCCGCAGGAGCCCCAGGCGCCGTCTTCCGGTCCGGTCCGTGTCCTGTTCGCCGCCCGGCTCGAACCGCAGAAGGGCGCCGACCTACTGCCCGCCATCCTGGAGCGGGCCGCCGCGCTCACGAGGCGGGACGCCGAGGTGACCATGCTGGGGGAGGGCAGCCTGGGGTCCCTCCTGCGGGACTGGGCTCAGACCACCTCCCTGCGCTGGCCGGTCACGCTGGGGCCGCCGCGGGCCGGGCTCTCCGGCGTGCTGGCCGACTTCGACGTGGTGCTGATGCCCTCGCGCTTCGAGGGTTTCGGGCTGCTGGCGGGGGAGGCGCTGCTCGCGGGCACGCCCGTCGTGACGACCGATGTCGCCGGGCTGCGGGAGGTGCTGCCCACGGAGTACCCGCTGCTCGCGCCGCCGGAGGACACGGAGGCGCTCGCCCGGCACCTGGCCGCCGTGGTGGATGACCCGGAACCGTTCCGTGAACTGGCGCGGGAGTCGCGGAGCGAGATTGAGCGGAGGTTCGGGCTTCCGGGCATGTTGGAGGGGTACCGGGGCGTCTACCGTGACCTGCTGCGGCGCGACCTGAAGGGAGTCAGCCATGAACGTGCTCGTGGTGCATAA